A single genomic interval of Macaca nemestrina isolate mMacNem1 chromosome 14, mMacNem.hap1, whole genome shotgun sequence harbors:
- the LOC105485669 gene encoding nucleolar protein 6 isoform X2 has translation MEPALEGTGKEGKKASSRKRTLAEPPAKGLLQPVKLSRAELYKDPTNEELNHLRETEILFHSSLLRLQVEELLKEVRLSEKKKDRIDAFLREVNQRVVRVPSVPETELTDQAWLPAGVRVPLHQVPYAVKGCFRFLPPAQVTVVGSYLLGTCIRPDINVDVALTMPREILQDKDGLNQRYFRKRALYLAHLAHHLAQDPLFGSVCFSYTNGCHLKPSLLLRPRGKDERLVTVRLHPCPPPDFFRPCRLLPTKNNVRSAWYRGQSPAGDGSPEPPTPHYNTWVLQDTALESHLQLLSTMLGSAQGLKDGVALLKVWLRQRELDKGQGGFTGFLVSMLVVFLVSTHKIHTTMSGYQVLRSVLQFLATTDLTVNGISLCLNSDPSLPALADFHQAFSVVFLDSSGRLNLCADVTASTYHQVQYEARLSMTLLDSRADDGFQLLLMTPKPMIRAFDHVLHLHPLSRLQAACHRLKLWPELQDNGGDYVSAALGPLTTLLEQGLGTRLKLLAHSRPPVPEWGISQDPPKHKDSGSLTLGLLLRPEGLTSVLELGPEADQPEAAKFRQFWGFRSELRRFQDGAIREAVVWEAASMSQKRLIPHQVVTHLLALHTDIPETCVHYVGGPLDALIQGLKQTSSTGEEALAVAVCCYDDLSRLLWGLEGLPLTVSAVQGAHPVLRYTEVFPPTPVRPASSFYEPLQERSSLLPRLDKPCPAYVEPMTVVCHLEGSGQWPQDAEAVQRVRAAFQLRLAELLTQQHGLQCRATATHTDVLKDGFVFRIRVAYQREPQILKEVQSPEGMISLRDTPASLHLERDTRQLPLLTSALHGLQQQHPAFSGVARLAKRWVRAQLLGEDFTDESLDLVAAALFLHPEPFTPPSSPQVGFLRFLYLVSTFDWKNNPLIVNLNNELTVEEQVEIRSGFLAARTQLPVMVIVTPQDRKHSVWTQDGPSAQILQQLVVLAAEALPMLEKQLMDPRGPGDIRTVFRPPLDIYDVLIRLSPRHIPRHRQAVDSPAASFCRGLLSQPGPSSLMPVLGYDPPQLYLMQLREAFGDLALFFYDQHGGEVIGVLWKPTSFQPQPFKASSTKGRMVMSRGGELVMVPNVEAILEDFAVLGEGLVQTVEARSERWTV, from the exons ATGGAACCAGCCCTGGAAGGCACAggcaaagagggaaagaaggcaTCCTCCAGGAAGCGTACATTGGCTGAGCCTCCAGCGAAGGGCCTCCTGCAGCCAGTGAAGCTCAGCCGGGCAGAACTGTACAAGGACCCTACCAATGAGGAGCTTAATCACCTTCGGGAGACTGAGATCTTGTTCCACTCCAGCTTGCTTCGTTTACAG GTAGAGGAGCTACTAAAGGAAGTAAGGCTGTCAGAGAAGAAGAAGGATCGGATTGATGCCTTCCTACGGGAGGTCAACCAGCGGGTTGTGAGGGTGCCCTCAGTCCCTGAGACAGAG CTCACTGACCAGGCATGGCTCCCAGCTGGGGTTCGAGTGCCCCTCCACCAAGTGCCCTATGCCGTGAAGGGCTGTTTCCGCTTCCTGCCCCCAGCCCAGGTTACTGTTGTGGGCAGCTACCTTCTGGGCACCTGCATCCGGCCAGACATCAATGTGGATGTGGCACTGACCATGCCCAGG GAAATCCTACAGGACAAGGATGGGCTGAACCAGCGCTACTTCCGCAAGCGTGCCCTCTACCTGGCCCACTTGGCTCACCACCTGGCCCAGGACCCCCTCTTTGGCAGTGTTTGCTTCTCCTACACAAATGGCTGCCACCTGAAACCCTCACTGTTGCTGCGGCCGCGTG GGAAGGATGAGCGCCTGGTCACTGTACGTCTGCATCCGTGCCCTCCGCCTGATTTCTTCCGCCCGTGCCGCTTGCTGCCAACCAAGAACAATGTGCGCTCTGCCTGGTACCGAGGGCAGAGTCCTGCAGGGGATG GTAGCCCAGAGCCCCCTACCCCCCACTACAATACATGGGTCCTTCAGGATACAGCTCTCGAGTCCCATTTGCAGCTCCTGTCAACCATGCTGGGTTCAGCCCAGGGTCTGAAGGATGGCGTGGCACTTCTGAAGGTCTGGCTGCGGCAGCGGGAGCTGGACAAG GGCCAGGGTGGGTTTACTGGATTCCTTGTCTCCATGCTGGTTGTCTTCCTTGTGTCTACACACAAGATCCATACCACCATGAGTGGCTACCAGGTCCTGAGAAGCGTCTTGCAGTTTCTGG CCACTACAGACCTGACAGTCAACGGGATCAGTTTATGTCTCAACTCAGATCCGTCTTTG CCGGCCCTGGCTGACTTCCACCAGGCCTTCTCCGTTGTCTTCCTGGACTCCTCAGGCcgtctcaacctctgtgctgatGTCACTGCCTCTACTTACCACCAG GTACAGTATGAGGCACGGCTGTCTATGACGTTGCTGGACAGCAGAGCTGACGACGGGTTCCAGCTGCTGTTGATGACTCCCAAACCCATGATCCGGGCTTTCGACCACGTCCTGCA TCTCCATCCACTGAGTCGCCTGCAGGCAGCGTGCCACCGACTGAAGCTCTGGCCAGAGCTGCAGGACAATGGGGGGGACTATGTCTCAGCTGCTTTGGGCCCCCTGACCACCCTCCTGGAGCAGGGCTTGGGGACTCGGCTGAAGCTCCTGGCTCACTCTCGACCTCCAGTCCCAGAG TGGGGCATCAGCCAAGATCCACCAAAGCACAAAGACTCTGGGTCCCTGACCCTGGGACTCCTCCTCCGGCCTGAGGGACTGACCAGTGTCCTTGAGCTGGGTCCAGAGGCAGACCAGCCTGAG GCTGCTAAATTCCGCCAGTTCTGGGGATTCCGCTCGGAGCTTCGGCGTTTCCAGGATGGAGCCATTCGGGAAGCTGTGGTCTGGGAGGCAGCCTCTATGTCCCAGAAGCGCCTTATTCCCCACCAGGTGGTCACCCACCTCTTGGCACT CCATACCGACATCCCAGAAACCTGTGTCCACTATGTGGGGGGCCCCCTGGATGCACTTATCCAAGGCCTGAAACAG ACCTCCAGCACAGGCGAGGAGGCCCTGGCAGTGGCGGTATGTTGCTACGACGACCTCAGTCGCCTACTGTGGGGGCTAGAGGGTCTCCCACTGACCGTGTCTGCTGTTCAGGGAGCTCACCCAGTGCTGCGCTACACAGAG GTGTTCCCACCAACTCCAGTCCGACCAGCCTCCTCCTTCTATGAGCCTCTGCAGGAGCGGTCCTCACTGCTGCCCCGGCTCGATAAGCCCTGTCCAGCATATGTAGAGCCCATGACCG TGGTCTGTcacctggagggcagtggccagtGGCCACAGGACGCTGAGGCCGTGCAGCGGGTCCGAGCTGCCTTCCAGCTGCGCCTGGCAGAGCTGTTGACACAACAGCATGGTCTGCAGTGCCGTGCCACTGCCACACACACGGATGTCCTCAAG GATGGATTTGTGTTTCGGATTCGCGTAGCCTATCAGCGGGAGCCCCAGATCCTGAAGGAGGTGCAGAGCCCAGAGGGGATGATCTCACTGAGGGACACACCTGCCTCCCTCCACCTTGAGAGAGACACAAGGCAGTTGCCACTGCTCACTAGTGCCCTGCACGG ACTGCAGCAGCAGCACCCAGCCTTCTCTGGTGTGGCACGGCTGGCCAAGCGGTGGGTGCGTGCCCAGCTTCTTGGTGAGGATTTCACTGATGAGAGCCTGGATCTGGTGGCCGCTGCCCTTTTCCTGCACCCTGAGCCCTTCACCCCTCCCAG TTCCCCCCAGGTTGGCTTCCTTCGATTCCTTTACTTGGTATCAACGTTTGATTGGAAGAATAACCCCCTCATTGTCAACCTCAACAATGAGCTCACTG TGGAGGAGCAGGTGGAGATCCGCAGTGGCTTCCTGGCAGCTCGGACACAACTCCCCGTCATGGTCATTGTTACCCCCCAAGACCGAAAGCACTCTGTGTGGACACAGGATGGACCCTCAGCCCAG ATCCTGCAGCAGCTTGTGGTCCTGGCAGCTGAAGCCCTGCCCATGTTAGAGAAGCAGCTCATGGATCCCCGGGGGCCTGGGGACATCAGG ACAGTGTTCCGGCCACCCTTGGACATTTACGATGTGCTGATTCGCCTGTCTCCTCGCCATATCCCGCGGCACCGCCAGGCCGTGGACTCGCCAGCTGCCTCCTTCTGCCGAGGCCTGCTCAGCCAGCCGGGGCCCTCATCCCTGATGCCCGTGCTGGGCTACGATCCTCCTCAGCTCTATCTGATGCAGCTCAGG GAGGCCTTTGGGGATCTGGCCCTTTTCTTCTATGACCAGCATGGTGGAGAGGTGATTGGTGTCCTCTGGAAGCCCACCAGTTTCCAGCCCCAACCCTTCAAG GCCTCCAGCACAAAGGGGCGCATGGTGATGTCTCGAGGTGGGGAGCTGGTAATGGTGCCCAATGTAGAAGCAATCCTGGAGGACTTTGCTGTGCTGGGTGAAGGCCTGGTGCAGACTGTGGAGGCCCGAAGTGAGAGGTGGACTGTGTGA
- the LOC105485669 gene encoding nucleolar protein 6 isoform X1, with translation MMGPAPAGEQLCGAIGEPEVMEPALEGTGKEGKKASSRKRTLAEPPAKGLLQPVKLSRAELYKDPTNEELNHLRETEILFHSSLLRLQVEELLKEVRLSEKKKDRIDAFLREVNQRVVRVPSVPETELTDQAWLPAGVRVPLHQVPYAVKGCFRFLPPAQVTVVGSYLLGTCIRPDINVDVALTMPREILQDKDGLNQRYFRKRALYLAHLAHHLAQDPLFGSVCFSYTNGCHLKPSLLLRPRGKDERLVTVRLHPCPPPDFFRPCRLLPTKNNVRSAWYRGQSPAGDGSPEPPTPHYNTWVLQDTALESHLQLLSTMLGSAQGLKDGVALLKVWLRQRELDKGQGGFTGFLVSMLVVFLVSTHKIHTTMSGYQVLRSVLQFLATTDLTVNGISLCLNSDPSLPALADFHQAFSVVFLDSSGRLNLCADVTASTYHQVQYEARLSMTLLDSRADDGFQLLLMTPKPMIRAFDHVLHLHPLSRLQAACHRLKLWPELQDNGGDYVSAALGPLTTLLEQGLGTRLKLLAHSRPPVPEWGISQDPPKHKDSGSLTLGLLLRPEGLTSVLELGPEADQPEAAKFRQFWGFRSELRRFQDGAIREAVVWEAASMSQKRLIPHQVVTHLLALHTDIPETCVHYVGGPLDALIQGLKQTSSTGEEALAVAVCCYDDLSRLLWGLEGLPLTVSAVQGAHPVLRYTEVFPPTPVRPASSFYEPLQERSSLLPRLDKPCPAYVEPMTVVCHLEGSGQWPQDAEAVQRVRAAFQLRLAELLTQQHGLQCRATATHTDVLKDGFVFRIRVAYQREPQILKEVQSPEGMISLRDTPASLHLERDTRQLPLLTSALHGLQQQHPAFSGVARLAKRWVRAQLLGEDFTDESLDLVAAALFLHPEPFTPPSSPQVGFLRFLYLVSTFDWKNNPLIVNLNNELTVEEQVEIRSGFLAARTQLPVMVIVTPQDRKHSVWTQDGPSAQILQQLVVLAAEALPMLEKQLMDPRGPGDIRTVFRPPLDIYDVLIRLSPRHIPRHRQAVDSPAASFCRGLLSQPGPSSLMPVLGYDPPQLYLMQLREAFGDLALFFYDQHGGEVIGVLWKPTSFQPQPFKASSTKGRMVMSRGGELVMVPNVEAILEDFAVLGEGLVQTVEARSERWTV, from the exons ATGATGGGGCCGGCGCCAGCTGGAGAGCAGCTGTGCGGAGCGATTGGAGAGCCAGAG GTGATGGAACCAGCCCTGGAAGGCACAggcaaagagggaaagaaggcaTCCTCCAGGAAGCGTACATTGGCTGAGCCTCCAGCGAAGGGCCTCCTGCAGCCAGTGAAGCTCAGCCGGGCAGAACTGTACAAGGACCCTACCAATGAGGAGCTTAATCACCTTCGGGAGACTGAGATCTTGTTCCACTCCAGCTTGCTTCGTTTACAG GTAGAGGAGCTACTAAAGGAAGTAAGGCTGTCAGAGAAGAAGAAGGATCGGATTGATGCCTTCCTACGGGAGGTCAACCAGCGGGTTGTGAGGGTGCCCTCAGTCCCTGAGACAGAG CTCACTGACCAGGCATGGCTCCCAGCTGGGGTTCGAGTGCCCCTCCACCAAGTGCCCTATGCCGTGAAGGGCTGTTTCCGCTTCCTGCCCCCAGCCCAGGTTACTGTTGTGGGCAGCTACCTTCTGGGCACCTGCATCCGGCCAGACATCAATGTGGATGTGGCACTGACCATGCCCAGG GAAATCCTACAGGACAAGGATGGGCTGAACCAGCGCTACTTCCGCAAGCGTGCCCTCTACCTGGCCCACTTGGCTCACCACCTGGCCCAGGACCCCCTCTTTGGCAGTGTTTGCTTCTCCTACACAAATGGCTGCCACCTGAAACCCTCACTGTTGCTGCGGCCGCGTG GGAAGGATGAGCGCCTGGTCACTGTACGTCTGCATCCGTGCCCTCCGCCTGATTTCTTCCGCCCGTGCCGCTTGCTGCCAACCAAGAACAATGTGCGCTCTGCCTGGTACCGAGGGCAGAGTCCTGCAGGGGATG GTAGCCCAGAGCCCCCTACCCCCCACTACAATACATGGGTCCTTCAGGATACAGCTCTCGAGTCCCATTTGCAGCTCCTGTCAACCATGCTGGGTTCAGCCCAGGGTCTGAAGGATGGCGTGGCACTTCTGAAGGTCTGGCTGCGGCAGCGGGAGCTGGACAAG GGCCAGGGTGGGTTTACTGGATTCCTTGTCTCCATGCTGGTTGTCTTCCTTGTGTCTACACACAAGATCCATACCACCATGAGTGGCTACCAGGTCCTGAGAAGCGTCTTGCAGTTTCTGG CCACTACAGACCTGACAGTCAACGGGATCAGTTTATGTCTCAACTCAGATCCGTCTTTG CCGGCCCTGGCTGACTTCCACCAGGCCTTCTCCGTTGTCTTCCTGGACTCCTCAGGCcgtctcaacctctgtgctgatGTCACTGCCTCTACTTACCACCAG GTACAGTATGAGGCACGGCTGTCTATGACGTTGCTGGACAGCAGAGCTGACGACGGGTTCCAGCTGCTGTTGATGACTCCCAAACCCATGATCCGGGCTTTCGACCACGTCCTGCA TCTCCATCCACTGAGTCGCCTGCAGGCAGCGTGCCACCGACTGAAGCTCTGGCCAGAGCTGCAGGACAATGGGGGGGACTATGTCTCAGCTGCTTTGGGCCCCCTGACCACCCTCCTGGAGCAGGGCTTGGGGACTCGGCTGAAGCTCCTGGCTCACTCTCGACCTCCAGTCCCAGAG TGGGGCATCAGCCAAGATCCACCAAAGCACAAAGACTCTGGGTCCCTGACCCTGGGACTCCTCCTCCGGCCTGAGGGACTGACCAGTGTCCTTGAGCTGGGTCCAGAGGCAGACCAGCCTGAG GCTGCTAAATTCCGCCAGTTCTGGGGATTCCGCTCGGAGCTTCGGCGTTTCCAGGATGGAGCCATTCGGGAAGCTGTGGTCTGGGAGGCAGCCTCTATGTCCCAGAAGCGCCTTATTCCCCACCAGGTGGTCACCCACCTCTTGGCACT CCATACCGACATCCCAGAAACCTGTGTCCACTATGTGGGGGGCCCCCTGGATGCACTTATCCAAGGCCTGAAACAG ACCTCCAGCACAGGCGAGGAGGCCCTGGCAGTGGCGGTATGTTGCTACGACGACCTCAGTCGCCTACTGTGGGGGCTAGAGGGTCTCCCACTGACCGTGTCTGCTGTTCAGGGAGCTCACCCAGTGCTGCGCTACACAGAG GTGTTCCCACCAACTCCAGTCCGACCAGCCTCCTCCTTCTATGAGCCTCTGCAGGAGCGGTCCTCACTGCTGCCCCGGCTCGATAAGCCCTGTCCAGCATATGTAGAGCCCATGACCG TGGTCTGTcacctggagggcagtggccagtGGCCACAGGACGCTGAGGCCGTGCAGCGGGTCCGAGCTGCCTTCCAGCTGCGCCTGGCAGAGCTGTTGACACAACAGCATGGTCTGCAGTGCCGTGCCACTGCCACACACACGGATGTCCTCAAG GATGGATTTGTGTTTCGGATTCGCGTAGCCTATCAGCGGGAGCCCCAGATCCTGAAGGAGGTGCAGAGCCCAGAGGGGATGATCTCACTGAGGGACACACCTGCCTCCCTCCACCTTGAGAGAGACACAAGGCAGTTGCCACTGCTCACTAGTGCCCTGCACGG ACTGCAGCAGCAGCACCCAGCCTTCTCTGGTGTGGCACGGCTGGCCAAGCGGTGGGTGCGTGCCCAGCTTCTTGGTGAGGATTTCACTGATGAGAGCCTGGATCTGGTGGCCGCTGCCCTTTTCCTGCACCCTGAGCCCTTCACCCCTCCCAG TTCCCCCCAGGTTGGCTTCCTTCGATTCCTTTACTTGGTATCAACGTTTGATTGGAAGAATAACCCCCTCATTGTCAACCTCAACAATGAGCTCACTG TGGAGGAGCAGGTGGAGATCCGCAGTGGCTTCCTGGCAGCTCGGACACAACTCCCCGTCATGGTCATTGTTACCCCCCAAGACCGAAAGCACTCTGTGTGGACACAGGATGGACCCTCAGCCCAG ATCCTGCAGCAGCTTGTGGTCCTGGCAGCTGAAGCCCTGCCCATGTTAGAGAAGCAGCTCATGGATCCCCGGGGGCCTGGGGACATCAGG ACAGTGTTCCGGCCACCCTTGGACATTTACGATGTGCTGATTCGCCTGTCTCCTCGCCATATCCCGCGGCACCGCCAGGCCGTGGACTCGCCAGCTGCCTCCTTCTGCCGAGGCCTGCTCAGCCAGCCGGGGCCCTCATCCCTGATGCCCGTGCTGGGCTACGATCCTCCTCAGCTCTATCTGATGCAGCTCAGG GAGGCCTTTGGGGATCTGGCCCTTTTCTTCTATGACCAGCATGGTGGAGAGGTGATTGGTGTCCTCTGGAAGCCCACCAGTTTCCAGCCCCAACCCTTCAAG GCCTCCAGCACAAAGGGGCGCATGGTGATGTCTCGAGGTGGGGAGCTGGTAATGGTGCCCAATGTAGAAGCAATCCTGGAGGACTTTGCTGTGCTGGGTGAAGGCCTGGTGCAGACTGTGGAGGCCCGAAGTGAGAGGTGGACTGTGTGA